The following proteins are co-located in the Candidatus Palauibacter australiensis genome:
- the brxC gene encoding BREX system P-loop protein BrxC — MKIHELLDRDPLRTGLANNGQARITGGRDSQVMRELRSELETFVCKGQFAEALQRILEGYLARLDSSRQDGVWVSGFFGSGKSHLLKMLAHLWVNTSFDDGQTARGLAGDRLPSGVRHALREIDTRARRIGPDPVAAAGSLLGGNVGHVRLSVLSILLRARELPEQYPQARFCFWLRGEGLLDRVRASVEAQGRTWERELNNLYVSPAIAKAVMEASPGFATDVKSARQLLIGQFPQPRADISDRQFCEAARQALAPGGGPIPATIVVLDEVQQYINEDSDRAQIVTDLAEALQTQFDSRVLLVASGQSALGGQAALHWLKDRFRTTVQLADAEVEVVTREVLLRKKPSVEPSIQEMLERHAGEVARHLQGTRLAARAEDKQFEVADYPLLRTRRRFWEACFQTTDPSGTRSQLRSQLRILHDSLRAVAERPLGAVVPASDLFRALAQDLVGSNVLLNEINTRIRKLDDGSEEGRLKADLCGVVFLIGKLPREEGADQGVRADADTLADLLLDDIGRDSGKFRNRVARMLDGLAEEGVLMRMADEYRIQTREGAEWERAFREERTRLSANEVEIAARRDQLLGEAVQNELKGVRLSHGEAGVTRKLRAHFGAEDPDARDGGGRREVADAVWIWVRDGWSCSEANVRADARRKGMEDATLYVHLAKRGADQFRAHITSAEAARKVLAARGVPSSAEGREARESMNSRLAGAEAARDRIVEETVRMAKVFQGGGAEVFGDGLSTKAASGAESSLARLFPRFADADHRGWGTALRRIREGTGTPFGAVGWEGSVSGHPVAREVMLKVGSGATGAKVRAALEAAPFGWPRDAVDAALLGLLADGHLKAERNGRPVKAAEVTQQLTPGVRFLPEKVRLTTRQRTAVRGLFQRLGVRTRSGEEADKALAFLSECRKLAHAAGGDAPLPPVPDTRFLDDLSGLAGSEQLAALLAERERIETSTDLWKELGERAPERIGAWKLAEGLHRHADGELEEVAAEVGRQLDAIRKRRTLLDDTDHVQPCAVRLGDALRGALGGLHEELSAAVDAVNARLADDATWRRVEADDREEVLAETGLTPPPALRVGTNEALRKELDARGLAAWRSEIDAIPTRESRALAAAARRLPDDDSVTFRSVRVRRGTLGDAEAVRAWLAEHERKLNKAVREGPVIVE, encoded by the coding sequence ATGAAGATCCACGAACTGCTGGACCGCGACCCGCTGCGCACCGGTCTGGCCAACAACGGCCAGGCCCGCATCACGGGCGGGCGGGACTCTCAGGTCATGCGCGAGTTGCGCTCCGAGCTGGAGACGTTCGTCTGCAAGGGGCAGTTCGCGGAGGCGCTCCAGCGGATCCTCGAAGGCTACCTCGCCCGGCTCGACTCCTCCCGCCAGGACGGCGTGTGGGTGAGCGGCTTCTTCGGCAGCGGCAAGTCCCACCTTCTCAAGATGCTTGCGCACCTTTGGGTGAACACTTCGTTCGACGATGGACAGACTGCGCGCGGGCTTGCTGGCGACCGGCTGCCCTCCGGGGTGCGGCACGCCCTGCGCGAGATCGACACCCGAGCCCGGAGGATCGGCCCCGACCCCGTCGCCGCCGCCGGGTCCCTGCTCGGGGGAAACGTCGGGCACGTCCGCCTCTCGGTGCTCTCGATCCTGCTCCGCGCGCGCGAGCTTCCCGAACAGTACCCACAGGCAAGGTTCTGCTTCTGGCTGCGCGGCGAGGGCCTGCTCGACCGGGTGCGCGCGAGCGTCGAGGCCCAGGGGCGGACGTGGGAGCGCGAACTGAACAACCTCTATGTCAGCCCGGCGATCGCGAAGGCGGTGATGGAGGCGAGCCCAGGGTTCGCGACGGATGTGAAGAGTGCGCGCCAACTGCTCATCGGACAGTTCCCGCAGCCCAGGGCCGACATCAGCGACCGGCAGTTCTGCGAGGCGGCCCGGCAGGCGCTTGCTCCCGGGGGCGGCCCGATTCCAGCCACCATCGTCGTCCTAGATGAGGTCCAGCAGTACATCAACGAGGATTCCGACCGGGCGCAGATCGTCACCGACCTGGCCGAGGCGCTTCAGACGCAGTTCGACAGCCGCGTGCTCCTCGTCGCGTCGGGCCAGTCGGCGCTCGGGGGCCAAGCCGCGCTCCACTGGCTGAAGGACCGCTTCCGGACGACCGTGCAGCTGGCCGATGCGGAGGTCGAGGTGGTGACGCGGGAGGTGCTGCTCCGGAAGAAGCCTTCCGTCGAGCCCTCCATCCAGGAGATGCTGGAGCGCCACGCGGGCGAAGTCGCGCGCCACCTTCAAGGGACGCGGCTGGCCGCGCGCGCCGAGGACAAGCAGTTCGAGGTGGCCGACTACCCGCTGCTGCGCACGCGCCGCCGGTTCTGGGAGGCCTGCTTCCAGACCACGGATCCCTCCGGCACCAGGAGCCAGCTCCGCTCGCAGCTTCGGATCCTGCACGATTCGCTTCGCGCCGTCGCCGAGAGACCGCTCGGTGCGGTGGTTCCGGCCAGCGATCTGTTCCGCGCGCTCGCCCAGGATCTGGTCGGATCCAACGTGCTGCTCAACGAGATCAACACCCGCATCCGCAAGCTCGACGACGGCTCGGAGGAAGGCAGGCTCAAGGCCGACCTTTGCGGCGTCGTCTTCCTGATCGGCAAGCTTCCCCGCGAGGAGGGCGCGGATCAGGGTGTGCGCGCCGATGCCGACACCTTGGCCGACCTGCTCCTCGACGACATCGGCCGCGACTCGGGGAAGTTCAGAAACCGCGTGGCGCGCATGCTCGATGGGCTCGCCGAAGAAGGCGTCCTCATGCGCATGGCCGACGAGTACCGGATCCAGACGCGGGAGGGCGCGGAGTGGGAGCGCGCGTTCCGCGAGGAGCGCACGCGGTTGTCCGCGAACGAGGTGGAGATCGCCGCGCGGCGCGATCAGCTGCTCGGGGAAGCCGTTCAGAATGAACTGAAGGGCGTGCGGCTCTCGCACGGAGAGGCCGGCGTGACGCGCAAGCTGAGGGCGCACTTCGGGGCCGAGGATCCCGACGCGCGCGATGGCGGCGGGCGGAGGGAGGTCGCGGACGCCGTCTGGATCTGGGTGCGGGACGGCTGGTCGTGTTCGGAGGCGAACGTGCGGGCGGATGCCCGCCGGAAGGGCATGGAGGACGCCACCCTTTACGTCCACCTCGCGAAGCGGGGCGCGGACCAGTTCCGGGCGCACATCACGAGCGCCGAGGCCGCGCGCAAGGTGCTCGCCGCGCGAGGCGTCCCTTCCTCGGCGGAGGGACGGGAGGCCCGGGAGAGCATGAACAGCCGGCTCGCCGGGGCCGAAGCCGCCCGGGACCGCATCGTCGAGGAAACCGTCCGGATGGCCAAGGTCTTCCAAGGCGGTGGAGCGGAAGTCTTCGGGGACGGGTTGAGCACTAAGGCCGCGTCCGGCGCGGAGTCGTCCCTCGCGCGCCTCTTCCCCCGTTTCGCCGACGCGGACCACCGGGGATGGGGCACCGCACTCAGGCGCATCCGAGAGGGGACGGGCACGCCCTTCGGCGCGGTGGGATGGGAGGGAAGCGTCTCGGGCCATCCCGTTGCCCGGGAAGTGATGCTGAAGGTGGGATCCGGTGCGACCGGCGCGAAGGTGCGGGCCGCACTCGAAGCCGCGCCGTTCGGATGGCCCCGCGACGCCGTCGACGCGGCGCTACTGGGACTGCTGGCGGACGGACACCTGAAGGCCGAGCGGAACGGCCGACCCGTCAAGGCTGCGGAAGTCACGCAACAGTTGACGCCCGGAGTGCGATTCCTGCCCGAGAAGGTGCGGCTCACGACGCGGCAACGGACGGCGGTTCGCGGGCTCTTCCAACGGCTGGGTGTGCGGACACGGAGCGGCGAGGAAGCCGACAAAGCTTTGGCGTTTCTTTCCGAGTGCAGGAAGCTGGCGCATGCGGCCGGAGGTGACGCTCCGCTTCCGCCGGTGCCCGACACAAGGTTCCTGGACGATCTCTCCGGGCTGGCCGGGAGCGAGCAATTGGCGGCGCTGCTCGCCGAGCGTGAACGAATCGAGACTTCCACGGACCTGTGGAAGGAACTCGGAGAGCGAGCCCCGGAGCGCATCGGCGCGTGGAAACTCGCCGAGGGCCTCCACCGGCATGCCGATGGCGAGCTTGAAGAAGTCGCCGCCGAGGTGGGGCGGCAGCTTGACGCGATCCGTAAGCGCCGCACGCTGCTCGACGACACGGACCATGTCCAACCTTGCGCCGTCCGGTTGGGGGACGCCCTGCGCGGGGCGTTGGGCGGACTTCACGAAGAGCTGAGCGCCGCGGTGGACGCGGTGAACGCGCGGCTCGCGGACGACGCGACCTGGAGGAGAGTGGAGGCGGACGACCGGGAAGAGGTCTTGGCCGAAACGGGGCTGACACCGCCACCGGCATTGCGAGTGGGCACGAACGAAGCGCTCCGAAAGGAACTCGACGCGCGTGGACTGGCCGCGTGGCGTTCGGAGATCGATGCCATCCCAACACGCGAGAGCAGGGCGCTGGCGGCCGCCGCTCGGCGGTTGCCGGATGACGATTCGGTGACGTTCCGTAGCGTCCGCGTGAGGCGGGGAACGCTGGGCGACGCGGAGGCCGTGCGGGCATGGCTCGCTGAACACGAGCGAAAGCTCAACAAGGCAGTCCGCGAAGGTCCGGTGATCGTGGAATGA
- a CDS encoding DUF1788 domain-containing protein, whose protein sequence is MNQIAKLSQVYRHHIGAPWQPTLAGAQRVMIVVYAKERERALRAGIGEFEQATRAEEHEWVQTDATDWFAEWMAAHDYRDAYFEDPELLDGALVSEFRVFAIDKLSGILNAADENTVVAFFGAASLYGFMRVSDLVHSVEPAIRGRLAVFFPGIKNGNNYRLLDARDGWSYLAQPITLHEAWIP, encoded by the coding sequence TTGAACCAGATCGCCAAGCTCTCGCAGGTCTACCGGCACCACATCGGCGCGCCCTGGCAGCCGACCCTCGCCGGAGCGCAACGCGTGATGATCGTGGTGTACGCGAAGGAACGGGAGCGCGCCCTTCGGGCCGGGATCGGCGAGTTCGAGCAGGCGACCAGGGCCGAGGAACACGAGTGGGTCCAGACGGACGCCACCGACTGGTTCGCCGAGTGGATGGCGGCCCACGACTACCGGGACGCGTACTTCGAGGATCCCGAGCTACTGGACGGCGCGCTCGTGAGCGAGTTCCGCGTCTTTGCCATCGACAAGCTGTCCGGGATATTGAACGCGGCGGACGAGAACACGGTGGTCGCCTTCTTCGGCGCGGCTTCGCTGTACGGCTTCATGCGCGTCTCGGACCTCGTCCATTCGGTCGAGCCGGCGATCCGGGGCCGTCTGGCCGTCTTCTTCCCCGGAATCAAGAACGGCAACAACTACCGCCTCCTCGATGCACGCGACGGATGGAGCTATCTGGCCCAGCCGATCACCCTGCACGAGGCATGGATACCATGA
- a CDS encoding type II toxin-antitoxin system HicB family antitoxin — protein MVKYEIILFWSDEDRAFVAEAPELPGCMAHADDQETALGNIKDALRFWIDRARELGRPVPEPKGKRPLLA, from the coding sequence ATGGTCAAGTACGAGATCATCCTCTTTTGGAGCGACGAGGATCGGGCGTTCGTCGCCGAGGCGCCCGAATTGCCCGGGTGCATGGCGCACGCAGACGATCAGGAGACGGCGTTGGGTAACATCAAGGACGCGCTGCGGTTCTGGATCGACCGGGCACGGGAGTTGGGGAGGCCCGTCCCAGAGCCCAAGGGCAAGCGCCCCTTGCTCGCCTGA
- a CDS encoding type II toxin-antitoxin system HicB family antitoxin, translating into MAVFRKVPESYIAFVEEFPGVKIQGASLEEARSNLREAAAMVIEANRVFGLAPMEAPQ; encoded by the coding sequence ATGGCGGTGTTCCGGAAGGTCCCTGAGAGCTACATCGCCTTCGTCGAGGAGTTTCCCGGTGTCAAGATCCAAGGCGCTTCCCTCGAAGAAGCCCGGTCGAACCTTCGCGAAGCCGCGGCCATGGTGATCGAAGCCAACCGGGTCTTCGGCCTCGCTCCCATGGAGGCACCGCAATGA
- a CDS encoding type II toxin-antitoxin system HicB family antitoxin: MTRRLTAIVEREGEGYVALCPELDIASQGETVVEARDNLAEALALFFETAPPEDVNRRLRGEVYVTQIEVAVG; encoded by the coding sequence ATGACTCGACGCTTGACCGCGATCGTTGAGCGCGAGGGTGAGGGCTATGTGGCGCTCTGCCCCGAGTTGGACATTGCGAGCCAAGGTGAGACCGTGGTCGAGGCTCGCGACAACCTCGCCGAAGCCCTCGCCCTGTTTTTCGAGACCGCGCCGCCCGAAGATGTCAACCGGCGCCTGCGAGGCGAAGTCTATGTGACTCAGATCGAGGTTGCGGTTGGCTAG
- a CDS encoding nucleotidyl transferase AbiEii/AbiGii toxin family protein: MDDTPYQSLPSDQRREALQVAARSSGRRTYILEKDVWVVATLGVLFKAPFGRHLVFKGGTSLSKVWRAIRRFSEDIDITYDIRSFAADLVGGAGDEALPPTRSQERRWTKVIRPRLAEWVCDGVAPLVEEELGRAGFAPRLRAESERLYIAYDPLFEPLGPMRPEVKVDFGARSTGEPHAVRTVVCDAAAHLPDLVFPDAGPAVMLPERTFWEKATSMHVYCLQGRVRGKRWSRHWHDLVRLDDAGVASRALADRELALSVARHKAMFFRENDSNGQRIDYHAAVSGNLRLVPSGTAQEALAEDYAAMLATGMLLDEDEPFGTVMERCALIEERANIP; the protein is encoded by the coding sequence ATGGATGATACTCCGTACCAGAGCCTTCCGTCGGACCAGAGACGCGAGGCCCTGCAAGTGGCGGCACGGAGCAGCGGGCGCAGGACCTACATTCTCGAGAAGGACGTCTGGGTGGTGGCGACCCTGGGCGTCTTGTTCAAAGCTCCATTTGGACGGCATCTGGTCTTCAAGGGGGGCACATCACTGTCGAAAGTCTGGCGAGCGATCCGCAGGTTCTCGGAGGACATCGACATCACGTACGATATCCGCAGCTTCGCGGCGGATCTGGTGGGCGGTGCCGGAGACGAGGCGCTTCCGCCCACGCGCAGCCAAGAAAGACGTTGGACGAAAGTGATCCGTCCGCGCCTCGCGGAGTGGGTGTGCGACGGAGTTGCGCCACTGGTGGAGGAGGAGCTTGGACGGGCCGGATTCGCGCCACGGCTTCGGGCAGAGTCGGAGCGGCTATACATTGCCTACGATCCGCTGTTCGAGCCGCTCGGACCCATGCGGCCCGAGGTGAAGGTGGACTTCGGAGCCCGCTCGACAGGCGAACCTCACGCGGTCCGCACGGTCGTGTGCGATGCCGCCGCGCATCTCCCGGACCTCGTGTTTCCGGACGCAGGGCCAGCCGTCATGCTGCCTGAGCGCACCTTCTGGGAAAAGGCAACCTCGATGCACGTCTACTGCCTTCAGGGTCGCGTCCGGGGCAAGCGATGGTCGCGGCACTGGCATGACCTCGTCCGCCTTGACGACGCCGGGGTCGCGTCACGGGCTCTGGCGGACCGCGAACTCGCCCTCTCGGTCGCGCGCCACAAGGCGATGTTTTTTCGGGAGAACGATTCCAACGGCCAGCGGATCGATTACCATGCCGCCGTGTCTGGCAACCTCAGGCTCGTTCCCTCGGGCACCGCTCAGGAGGCGCTCGCCGAGGACTACGCCGCCATGCTCGCCACGGGGATGCTGCTGGACGAGGACGAGCCATTCGGCACGGTCATGGAGCGATGCGCCCTGATTGAGGAGAGGGCGAACATTCCATGA